In the Brassica napus cultivar Da-Ae chromosome A7, Da-Ae, whole genome shotgun sequence genome, one interval contains:
- the LOC106361625 gene encoding nodulation protein H: MGDEHSLSPKDSFVFKLPKKSPLVLRMVVLSFVMVCAVYICSICLKQIGVVPSAGFLNVEVFERPCPEPNIEPWDIPYVHYPKPKTYSREECSCNPVRYFAILSMQRSGSGWFETLLNNHTNISSNGEIFSVKDRRANVSTIFETLDKVYNLDWLSSASKNECTSAVGLKWMLNQGLMKHHEEIVEYFKTRGVSAIFLFRRNLLRRMISVLANSYDRDAKLLNGTHKSHTHSPKEAEILARYKPVINTTLLIGDLKKVQEMTTNALSYFNTTRHIFLYYEDVVKNRTRLDDVQEFLKVPKLSLKSRQVKIHHGPLSQHVQNWNEVQTTLKGTDYENFLLEDYRK, from the exons CAGCCCCAAG GATAGTTTTGTCTTCAAGCTCCCTAAAAAATCCCCACTTGTGTTGAGGATGGTCGTTCTCTCGTTTGTGATGGTCTGTGCTGTCTACATTTGCTCAATCTGTCTTAAGCAAATCGGTGTCGTTCCCAGTGCTGGTTTCTTGAACGTTGAAGTGTTTGAGAGGCCTTGTCCTGAGCCTAACATCGAACCATGGGACATTCCATATGTTCATTATCCTAAACCCAAGACATATAGCAG GGAGGAATGTTCTTGCAATCCGGTTAGGTATTTTGCGATTCTCTCCATGCAGAGATCTGGTAGCGGCTGGTTTGAGACTTTACTAAACAACCATACTAACATAAGCTCCAACGGGGAGATCTTTTCGGTTAAAGATAGGAGGGCTAATGTCTCCACCATTTTCGAGACCTTGGACAAAGTGTATAATCTAGATTGGTTGAGTAGTGCTTCTAAGAATGAGTGTACTTCTGCTGTTGGTTTGAAGTGGATGCTTAATCAG GGTCTAATGAAACACCATGAAGAGATAGTAGAATACTTTAAAACCAGAGGCGTCTCAGCTATATTCCTCTTTAGGAGGAACCTCTTGCGCCGGATGATTTCAGTTCTGGCAAACTCTTACGATAGGGATGCTAAGCTATTGAACGGTACTCACAAGTCCCACACTCATTCCCCTAAAGag GCTGAGATATTGGCGCGCTACAAACCAGTAATCAACACAACCCTTTTAATAGGTGATCTGAAGAAGGTTCAAGAGATGACTACAAACGCACTTTCTTACTTCAATACCACCCGCCATATCTTCCTCTATTACGAAGATGTTGTCAAGAATCGAACC AGACTAGACGATGTGCAAGAGTTTCTAAAAGTGCCTAAACTCAGTTTAAAGAGCCGGCAAGTGAAGATTCATCACGGTCCTTTGTCACAGCACGTGCAGAATTGGAACGAGGTTCAGACGACACTGAAAGGGACAGATTATGAGAACTTTCTACTTGAAGATTACCGTAAGTGA